A genomic window from Caldicellulosiruptor kronotskyensis 2002 includes:
- the smpB gene encoding SsrA-binding protein SmpB, producing MSEKNKKDDIKVIATNRKAYHDYFIEETIEAGIELKGTEVKSVRLGHVNLKDSFARVENGEVFLYNMHISPYEKGNIFNVDPMRDRKLLLHKHEINRLAGYVQQKGYTLIPLKIYIKRGKIKVELAVAKGKKLYDKREAIAKRDAELEIRKKMKEYLR from the coding sequence ATGTCTGAAAAGAATAAGAAGGATGACATAAAAGTCATAGCAACAAACCGTAAAGCATATCATGATTACTTCATTGAAGAGACAATCGAGGCAGGAATTGAGCTAAAAGGCACAGAAGTAAAGTCTGTGCGCCTTGGTCATGTTAATCTCAAAGACAGTTTTGCCAGGGTTGAAAATGGTGAAGTTTTTCTCTACAACATGCATATAAGTCCCTATGAAAAAGGCAACATCTTTAACGTTGACCCAATGAGAGATAGGAAACTACTTTTGCACAAACATGAAATCAACAGGCTTGCGGGTTATGTTCAGCAAAAAGGTTACACTTTAATCCCATTGAAGATTTACATCAAAAGAGGTAAAATAAAAGTAGAGCTTGCAGTTGCAAAGGGTAAAAAACTTTATGACAAGCGTGAAGCAATAGCAAAAAGGGATGCTGAGCTTGAGATAAGAAAGAAGATGAAGGAGTATTTAAGATAA
- a CDS encoding aldo/keto reductase, protein MKYRRLGRTNIEVFPIAFGGIPIQRIDEESAVKVVRRAIELGINLIDTARSYTDSEIKIGKALQGINKKVYLASKSQNRIKEGILKDIEISLKNLGVEQIDIYQLHGVNDIDTFNRVFAEDGAYWGLVEAKEKGFIRFIGASSHSTEILEKLINTDKFDVIQLCYNIIETDVEDKVFPLALQKDIGIIAMKPVGGGVIPNAALSLKYVLQKEFVVPDPGIETIEELEQNVNVAMNLSPLTDDEMKEIERIRKELGKEFCRRCSYCQPCPQQIPIWVILHADSAIKRLPYQTLKSGWFYDAYQKAKNCIKCGVCVTRCPYNLPIPDMIEKKLEIIRVTIGD, encoded by the coding sequence ATGAAATACAGAAGGCTTGGTAGGACAAATATTGAGGTTTTCCCAATAGCATTTGGTGGAATACCAATACAAAGAATCGATGAGGAGTCTGCTGTGAAAGTAGTAAGAAGAGCAATAGAACTTGGAATAAACCTTATAGACACTGCAAGATCATATACAGACAGCGAAATAAAGATAGGCAAAGCTCTACAAGGAATCAATAAAAAAGTTTATTTAGCATCTAAATCACAAAATAGAATAAAAGAAGGTATTTTGAAGGATATTGAAATAAGCCTTAAAAATCTTGGTGTTGAACAAATTGATATTTATCAGCTACATGGTGTTAATGATATAGATACATTCAATAGGGTTTTTGCTGAAGATGGAGCTTACTGGGGACTGGTTGAAGCAAAGGAAAAAGGATTTATTAGATTTATCGGCGCTTCAAGCCACAGTACAGAAATTCTTGAAAAGTTAATAAATACAGATAAATTTGATGTGATCCAACTTTGCTATAATATAATAGAAACAGATGTAGAAGACAAAGTTTTCCCATTAGCACTCCAAAAAGATATTGGAATAATTGCAATGAAGCCAGTTGGTGGTGGTGTTATCCCAAATGCTGCACTATCTTTAAAATACGTCTTGCAAAAAGAATTTGTTGTACCCGACCCTGGAATAGAAACTATTGAGGAATTAGAACAAAACGTAAATGTAGCAATGAACCTTAGCCCTTTGACTGATGATGAAATGAAAGAAATAGAAAGGATACGAAAAGAGCTCGGCAAAGAATTTTGTAGAAGATGCAGTTATTGTCAACCATGCCCTCAACAAATTCCTATTTGGGTTATACTCCATGCAGATTCAGCAATAAAAAGGCTACCTTATCAAACTCTAAAGTCTGGTTGGTTTTATGATGCCTATCAAAAAGCAAAAAATTGTATTAAATGTGGAGTTTGCGTGACAAGATGCCCATACAATTTGCCAATACCTGATATGATTGAGAAAAAGCTTGAGATTATTCGAGTAACAATTGGCGATTAA
- a CDS encoding ABC transporter ATP-binding protein, whose product MGYLIKLVKMARPYWKYLVVSGISMLAITALNLLGPWLVRDLTGIITNISKYPNAKRMIINISLILILSYILRIVFQFLNSYLSHYAAWNLVAHVRTLVYSKLQQLSFGYFVDKQTGQLMSRVVNDTANFEVLIAHAVPELFTNSLIILGVACILFIINPVLAALSLIPIPFLILSGTVFAKKILPNFREAQKALADLNADLQDNLSGIREIQIFNKQEKELLKIKEKIYRHINALLSALKLSAIFHPTVSFLSSVGTVIVVSFGGLMALRGKVPVQDIVGFILYLSMFYQPVTQLSQVIENVQQALAGAERVFEILETESEIKEKENAQKLKNVQGKITFENVSFSYNPEVQVLKNISFEILPGQMVAFVGPTGVGKTTIMYLLNRFYDPDSGTIKIDDIDIKDVTLKSLHDNISMVMQDVFLFNGTVAQNIAYGKENATMDEIIQAAKIACAHDFIQNLPQGYDTVIGERGVKLSGGQKQRLAIARAVLKNAPILILDEATSSVDTETEKEIQEAINNLAGTRTILIIAHRLSTVKKADKIIVLKDGEIVEMGTHEELFAKKGLYYHLCSVQLIDENNSLIREV is encoded by the coding sequence ATGGGGTATTTGATAAAGCTTGTGAAGATGGCAAGACCATACTGGAAATATCTTGTTGTTTCTGGTATCTCTATGCTTGCAATCACAGCACTAAACCTTCTTGGTCCGTGGCTTGTGAGGGATTTGACAGGAATAATTACAAATATTAGCAAGTACCCAAATGCAAAAAGAATGATAATCAACATCTCTCTTATATTGATTCTATCTTACATTTTAAGGATTGTATTTCAGTTTTTAAATAGTTATCTCTCACATTATGCTGCATGGAATTTAGTTGCACATGTGAGAACTTTGGTTTATAGCAAGCTTCAACAGCTTTCTTTCGGGTACTTTGTAGACAAACAAACAGGGCAGCTTATGTCAAGAGTTGTAAATGATACTGCAAACTTTGAAGTCTTGATAGCTCATGCAGTACCAGAGCTTTTTACGAATTCTCTTATAATACTCGGTGTTGCATGTATCCTTTTTATCATAAACCCTGTTCTTGCTGCGCTATCTTTAATTCCTATACCATTTTTGATCTTGAGCGGCACAGTCTTTGCTAAAAAGATTTTGCCAAATTTTAGAGAAGCTCAAAAAGCTTTAGCAGATTTAAATGCCGACTTGCAAGACAATCTTTCAGGTATCCGTGAAATACAGATTTTCAACAAGCAGGAAAAAGAGCTTTTAAAAATAAAAGAAAAAATTTACAGGCACATTAACGCACTTTTGAGTGCGCTTAAACTCTCAGCAATATTTCATCCAACTGTAAGTTTTCTAAGCTCTGTTGGAACAGTGATAGTAGTTTCTTTTGGTGGACTTATGGCCTTGAGAGGAAAAGTACCTGTGCAAGATATTGTTGGATTTATTTTGTATCTTAGCATGTTCTATCAACCAGTGACTCAGCTATCTCAAGTCATTGAAAACGTTCAGCAAGCTTTGGCAGGTGCTGAGAGAGTTTTTGAGATTCTTGAAACAGAGTCTGAGATAAAAGAAAAAGAAAATGCGCAGAAACTCAAAAATGTTCAAGGTAAAATCACCTTTGAAAATGTCTCTTTTTCTTACAATCCTGAAGTTCAGGTTTTAAAAAATATATCGTTTGAGATTCTGCCAGGACAAATGGTTGCATTTGTTGGCCCAACAGGTGTTGGAAAGACAACAATTATGTATCTTTTAAATCGTTTTTATGACCCAGATTCAGGTACAATCAAGATTGATGATATTGATATAAAGGATGTTACATTGAAATCTCTGCATGATAATATCAGTATGGTAATGCAAGATGTGTTTTTGTTCAATGGAACAGTTGCTCAAAATATTGCATACGGAAAAGAAAATGCTACCATGGACGAAATAATTCAAGCTGCAAAAATTGCCTGTGCTCACGACTTTATCCAAAATCTCCCTCAGGGTTATGACACTGTAATTGGTGAAAGAGGGGTAAAACTCTCTGGAGGCCAAAAACAGCGCCTTGCAATTGCAAGAGCTGTTTTGAAAAATGCACCGATATTAATCTTAGATGAAGCAACTTCTTCTGTTGATACAGAAACAGAAAAAGAAATTCAAGAAGCCATAAACAACTTAGCAGGTACAAGGACAATTTTAATTATTGCTCACAGGTTATCTACTGTAAAAAAGGCAGATAAGATTATAGTTTTGAAAGATGGCGAAATTGTGGAAATGGGTACACATGAAGAACTTTTTGCTAAAAAAGGACTTTATTATCATTTGTGTTCTGTGCAGTTAATTGATGAAAATAATAGCTTAATAAGGGAGGTATAA
- a CDS encoding SNF2-related protein, whose protein sequence is MSIELNYQTIVQFLTDSQLAQLAKNRKAFEKGISLARKIQKEDIQYDQEENAIFGKVEDGKNEYWVFVDFDLPSYMTQDFFGNIKIENIIISAACTCSLENIDLESEEDIDIEDFVLFDDFCRHIIAVLKSFADGKYILNSLNKMQETLLQMLEQKLNEAIEKERKQNSRIYQFFANNFEENYIKFSLDNLSIKSPNIFLEKYFGYSTNDVVTLKLKVKTSDLKRDYVVSNIPEFLKAYEQKQPFQFGKNFVYNPTYHFFGEKDKKFLNALLNYLNFLDLETEKNTIYLPVKIANEIIEILDNEEIFISFDYFVANYYDAQKVKVDLCTKVKPKILFKLEDNQVRLYSDLIDTANKKFLYSDGSYFVSGDTLYKLSPEQKIFSSIIKKMAEANRVFNFFKVEYVKFFTLNKEDFCEFMNKYYLFLNEHFEFEIDPDLKKLILEDYIIKPKLYLEFENERFVARISGMNEIFNIISKTKKVPLFDYFGLFEIQSILFAYRFNKIKSDQEFCYECVDPDLFMEFLAEGVPQIQNITDVYYSEDFKKLKIKKDVKIIPCLKYSKHSIDFWLESDDLDSSELKNILDAIKKKKKYYKLKDGSILILDSPNIKRFASFLESASDIGQVVKEKAELSLQEAVAVTKLLEESEIQANGVESIKNIVEKIENIREIDIKIPVELQGVLRDYQKLGIKWLSSLFENELGGILADDMGLGKTLQVLGFILANKQKIKKPVLTIVPTSLIYNWKQEIDKFAPTLKTLIIDSTPAKRKKAIEKIPEYDIVITSYALLRKDIEFYKDIDFSVCILDEAQYIKNPHSQIKLAVKEICADAKFALTGTPIENNLIELWSIFDFILPGYLGGEEKFVERFVIPIYSGDNNSLEKLKKLIKPFVLRRVKQDVLNELPELIETNIQVAMSPEQEKIYKQFLVSAKKEIEKEIDSAGFEKSQIKIFSLLTRLRQICCHPKLVFEDYKGSSGKMEALKEILQDCLESGHRVIIYSQWTSMLSIINKMLDKEKILYFYLDGATKAEDRVEMVNRFNSGERNVFLLSLKAGGFGLNITGADVVIHFDAWWNPAVENQATARAHRLGQKNVVQSFKIIAKNSIEEKILALQQKKKDLFDSLIEASQSFIGKFTKEEIMELLEQ, encoded by the coding sequence ATGTCAATAGAGCTTAATTATCAAACAATTGTGCAGTTTTTAACAGACAGTCAACTTGCTCAACTTGCAAAAAATAGAAAAGCTTTTGAAAAGGGAATATCTCTTGCTCGAAAAATACAAAAAGAAGATATTCAATATGATCAAGAAGAAAATGCAATATTCGGCAAAGTAGAAGATGGTAAAAATGAATATTGGGTTTTTGTTGATTTTGATTTGCCTTCATACATGACTCAGGACTTTTTTGGTAATATCAAAATTGAAAATATAATCATAAGTGCTGCGTGTACATGCAGTTTGGAAAATATTGATTTAGAATCGGAAGAAGATATTGATATAGAAGATTTTGTTCTATTCGATGATTTTTGTCGGCATATAATTGCTGTGTTAAAAAGTTTTGCCGATGGTAAGTATATTCTCAATAGCCTAAATAAAATGCAAGAAACTTTGCTTCAAATGTTAGAACAAAAATTAAATGAGGCTATTGAGAAGGAAAGAAAACAAAATTCCCGGATTTATCAATTCTTTGCAAACAATTTTGAAGAAAATTATATAAAGTTTTCACTTGATAATTTATCTATAAAGTCTCCTAACATATTTTTAGAAAAATACTTCGGATATTCTACTAATGATGTAGTAACTTTAAAATTAAAAGTAAAAACTTCAGATTTAAAAAGAGACTATGTGGTTTCAAATATACCAGAATTTTTAAAAGCATACGAACAAAAACAACCATTTCAGTTTGGTAAAAATTTTGTGTATAATCCTACTTATCATTTTTTTGGTGAAAAAGACAAAAAATTTTTGAATGCGCTATTGAATTATTTGAACTTTTTAGATTTAGAAACAGAAAAAAATACTATTTACCTACCTGTAAAGATAGCAAATGAAATAATCGAAATCCTTGACAATGAAGAAATTTTTATATCTTTTGATTATTTTGTGGCAAATTATTATGATGCTCAAAAAGTAAAAGTTGATCTTTGCACTAAAGTAAAACCAAAGATTTTATTTAAACTTGAAGACAATCAGGTAAGACTTTATAGTGATTTAATAGACACTGCCAACAAAAAATTTTTATATAGCGATGGTAGTTATTTTGTCTCAGGTGACACTTTATATAAGCTTTCGCCAGAGCAAAAGATATTTTCTTCAATTATCAAAAAAATGGCTGAAGCAAATAGAGTATTTAATTTTTTCAAAGTTGAATACGTTAAATTTTTTACCCTCAATAAAGAAGACTTTTGTGAGTTCATGAACAAATATTATTTATTTTTAAATGAACACTTTGAATTCGAAATTGACCCAGACCTCAAAAAATTAATATTAGAAGATTATATTATTAAACCCAAACTATACTTAGAATTTGAAAATGAAAGGTTTGTTGCAAGAATCAGTGGAATGAATGAAATATTTAATATAATATCAAAAACAAAGAAAGTTCCATTGTTTGATTATTTTGGTTTGTTTGAGATACAAAGTATTTTATTTGCTTATAGGTTTAATAAGATAAAGTCTGACCAAGAATTCTGTTATGAATGTGTTGACCCTGATCTGTTTATGGAATTTTTAGCAGAAGGTGTCCCACAAATCCAAAATATAACTGATGTTTATTATTCGGAAGATTTTAAGAAGCTTAAAATAAAGAAAGATGTAAAAATTATTCCCTGCTTAAAATATTCTAAACACTCAATTGACTTCTGGCTTGAAAGTGATGATCTTGATAGCTCAGAACTTAAAAATATTCTTGATGCAATAAAGAAAAAGAAGAAGTATTACAAACTCAAAGACGGCTCAATTTTGATTTTAGATAGTCCAAATATAAAAAGATTTGCTTCATTTTTAGAATCTGCATCTGACATTGGCCAGGTTGTAAAAGAAAAAGCTGAGCTTTCTTTACAAGAAGCAGTGGCTGTAACAAAACTTTTAGAAGAAAGCGAAATTCAGGCAAATGGAGTTGAAAGTATAAAAAATATTGTTGAAAAGATAGAAAATATTAGGGAAATTGATATTAAAATCCCTGTTGAGCTTCAAGGTGTGTTAAGAGATTATCAGAAACTTGGAATAAAATGGTTGTCTTCTCTATTTGAAAATGAACTTGGTGGAATTTTAGCTGATGATATGGGGCTTGGAAAAACTCTACAGGTACTTGGCTTTATCCTTGCAAATAAGCAAAAAATTAAAAAGCCGGTATTAACCATTGTGCCAACATCACTTATTTATAACTGGAAACAGGAAATTGATAAATTTGCGCCAACCTTGAAAACTCTAATTATAGACTCAACACCTGCAAAGCGCAAAAAAGCTATAGAAAAAATACCAGAGTATGACATTGTAATTACATCATATGCACTTTTGAGAAAAGATATAGAATTTTATAAAGACATCGATTTTAGTGTTTGTATTTTAGATGAAGCACAGTACATAAAAAATCCTCACTCACAAATAAAGTTGGCTGTAAAAGAAATCTGTGCAGATGCTAAATTTGCCCTGACAGGTACACCAATTGAAAATAATCTCATTGAACTGTGGTCAATCTTTGATTTTATACTTCCTGGATATTTAGGAGGCGAAGAAAAATTTGTTGAGCGTTTTGTAATACCGATTTATAGCGGAGACAATAATTCTTTAGAAAAATTAAAAAAGTTGATAAAACCGTTTGTTTTAAGAAGAGTAAAACAAGATGTATTAAATGAACTTCCTGAGCTAATAGAAACAAATATCCAAGTTGCAATGAGTCCAGAGCAGGAAAAAATTTACAAGCAATTTTTAGTCTCAGCCAAAAAAGAGATTGAAAAAGAAATAGATTCAGCTGGGTTTGAAAAAAGTCAAATAAAAATATTTTCTTTGCTGACAAGACTAAGACAGATCTGCTGTCATCCAAAGCTTGTATTTGAAGATTACAAAGGAAGCTCTGGTAAGATGGAAGCACTGAAAGAAATTTTACAAGACTGTTTAGAAAGCGGGCACAGGGTAATTATATATTCTCAGTGGACTTCAATGTTATCTATTATCAACAAAATGCTTGACAAGGAAAAAATTTTATACTTTTATTTAGATGGTGCAACAAAAGCTGAAGACAGAGTTGAAATGGTGAACAGGTTCAACAGTGGAGAGAGAAATGTCTTTTTACTTTCTCTAAAAGCTGGTGGATTTGGACTCAATATTACTGGCGCAGACGTTGTTATTCACTTTGATGCATGGTGGAACCCGGCAGTTGAAAACCAGGCAACAGCAAGAGCACATAGGCTGGGTCAGAAAAATGTTGTTCAGTCATTCAAGATTATAGCCAAAAATTCAATAGAAGAAAAAATACTTGCTTTACAACAGAAAAAGAAAGACTTATTTGATAGCTTAATAGAAGCAAGTCAATCGTTTATAGGAAAATTTACAAAAGAAGAAATAATGGAGTTGTTGGAACAATGA
- a CDS encoding DUF2281 domain-containing protein, which yields MKANKNLLLKLIEEIPESQLEEVIDFILFLKHKQDKKLLSDLVSASESSIDFWNNDIDDEVWNNL from the coding sequence GTGAAAGCAAATAAAAATCTTTTATTAAAGCTAATTGAGGAAATCCCGGAAAGTCAACTTGAAGAAGTTATTGACTTTATTTTGTTTTTAAAACACAAGCAAGATAAAAAGTTATTAAGTGATTTGGTGTCCGCCAGTGAGAGTAGTATAGATTTTTGGAACAACGATATTGACGATGAGGTTTGGAACAATTTGTAA